A genomic region of Sphaerochaeta sp. contains the following coding sequences:
- a CDS encoding endonuclease III: protein MRDVIHTIYDILDRTSPKEIRFLKETDPFRFLCQVVLSAQTTDEAVNEVSKQLFTLFPDRHSLAVADPADVERVIHRLGFFRAKAKHLIALANALDGEDIPRDISGLCALPGVGRKTANCYLGDIMGQPAVIVDTHFARVVRRLGLVDSTDPTIVEREIRSVLEPEKWYRFSMTANLFGRTVCHAKRPSCDTCPLATLCPSKDAVRNVPST, encoded by the coding sequence ATGCGTGATGTCATCCATACCATCTACGACATTCTGGATCGTACCAGTCCCAAGGAAATCCGTTTTCTCAAGGAAACGGATCCCTTCCGGTTCCTCTGCCAGGTGGTGTTGTCCGCCCAGACCACCGATGAAGCGGTCAACGAAGTCTCAAAACAATTGTTTACGTTGTTTCCGGACCGACATTCCCTGGCCGTCGCCGATCCCGCTGATGTGGAACGCGTCATTCATCGTCTGGGATTCTTCCGTGCCAAGGCAAAGCATTTGATCGCCCTGGCCAACGCGCTGGATGGCGAGGACATCCCTAGGGATATTTCCGGGCTTTGTGCGCTTCCCGGGGTGGGGCGCAAGACGGCGAATTGTTATCTTGGTGACATTATGGGCCAGCCCGCGGTCATCGTGGACACCCATTTCGCCCGGGTGGTGCGACGCTTGGGCTTGGTGGACTCCACCGATCCCACCATCGTTGAACGGGAAATCCGTTCGGTTCTGGAGCCGGAGAAATGGTATCGTTTCTCCATGACGGCAAACCTGTTTGGACGGACGGTATGCCACGCCAAGCGGCCATCCTGTGATACCTGTCCGTTGGCTACGCTTTGCCCTTCCAAAGACGCCGTTCGGAACGTACCGTCCACGTGA